Within Fusobacterium gonidiaformans ATCC 25563, the genomic segment ACCGCATATTAGTTGTGATTTAAAAACAATCTTTTGTTTCTTACTATGGAAATCTTTATAAAAAAGGAATGCAGTTTTTATACTGCACTCCTTTTTTATTTCTCAAAATATATAAATGCCCCATTTCTTCCTGCTCCCTCTCTATCTCGCCGATAAGAGTGATAGTCTCCTTCAAAACTACAAAGATGATTTCGAAAAATTTTTTCTTCCTTTACACCACATTCCAATAATGTCTGAGCAATGAATTCTTGATTATCATAAAAATATTTTTCACCCTTTTTTTGAAAACTTTTCGTGATAAAAATAGGAGAAAAACTATCTTGAAATTGTTTAAAAAATTCTTCCCCTACCTCGTAATGCTCTTGAGAAATTCCTACTCCAAACACAACTTCTATATCTTCGACTTTTGTCCTGTAATACTTTGACATCTTTGTCAGTGCCTTACAAGCAATTCTTTGAAAACTTCCCTTCCACCCTGAATGTACAACAGCGATTTTTTTTTGCTTTCTATCCAATAAAAATACAGGCATACAATCAGCATACTTGGTATAGAGAATAACATCCTCTCTATCTGTTATAAAACCATCATTATCTTCAAAGTATACAATATCTTTTTCTTGTATCATAGCAATGTGATCACTATGTGTTTGTTTTCCTGTAATGATTGTCTTTTCCAATGGCAAATTTAACTTTTCTTGTAAAGTCGGCAAAGACATCATCATCACATCTCCAAAACTTTTCTTGGTATAAATAATTCGAATCCCGAAATCTATCCAAGCTAAAAATTCTGTTCTATTCTCATAATCTCGAATCATAAAAGTTCCTCTCTCACCGCTAAAATTTTATTCAAATTTTTCACAAAAATTTCAAACATTTCAAAATCAAGAGATTGAGGTCCATCTGATAAGGCACAAGAAGGATGTTCATGAATTTCAATCATAGCCCCATCTGCACCCGCAACAACCGCTGCTAACGTAACAGGACTTACTAAACTTCTTTTTCCCGTTCCATGGCTAGCATCAATTAAAATCGGCAAATGTGTCAATTCTTTTAGCAATGGAATCGCATTGATATCTACAGTATTTCTTGTCATCGTTTCAAAAGTTCGTATCCCTCTTTCACATAAAATAATATTAGGATTCCCATAGGCAAAGATATATTCTGCAGCCATCAGTAATTCTTCGATCTTAGCAGCCAATCCTCTTTTTAATAAAATAGGTTTTTTCACAGTTCCCAATTTTTTTAATAAACTATAATTTTGCATATTTCGAGCTCCCACTTGTAAAATATCAGCATAACGCTCTACAAGTTCCAAATCCTCTGCACTCATTACCTCTGTTACTACTAGCAAGCCATACTCATCTGCAGCTTCCCGCAAATAACGAAGCCCTTCTTCTCCAAGGCCTTGAAAATCATAAGGAGATGTCCTAGGTTTATAGGCTCCTCCTCGCAATACGGATCCACCACATTCTTTAACTTTTTTAGCGATGGAAAATACCATTTCTTTATTTTCTACAGAACAAGGTCCTGCCATTAAAAGAAAATTTTCTCCTCCGATTTTATGACCAGCTATCTCTAATATGGTATCTTTTTTTTGAAAATCTCTTGTAACAAACTTTGTCATTTTTTCCGTTTACCCCTCTCTTCCAAAAATGCGATTGGTACTACATAAGTAACTCCCGGATTTAAATCTAATCGATATTTTAGTTTTCCTTTCTGCTTCGATAAATAGTTCCGAAGATTTTCTCTGAGAACTGCAGAACTATCTAATCTTTTAGAGCCATATCCATGAATTACACAAATTTCTCTTTTCTCTTTTTTCCTTAAGATTTCATTATACTTTTGAATAAAAATGCGTAGAGCATCTTCATAATTCATTCCATGTAAATCAATTTCATTGTACATTTTTTTCTCCAAGAATTTTATCTAATTTTGATTATAACATATTTTAAATATAAAAAAAAGAGTAAGATATCTTACTCTAATTCTCAAAAATGGTGCGAAGAGAGAGACTTGAACTCTCACGCCGAAGGCGCTAGATCCTAAGTCTAGTGCGTCTGCCAATTCCGCCATCCTCGCACGTCATGGTGCGTCATACAAGATTTGAACTTGTGACAACACGATTAAAAGTCGTGTGCTCTACCAACTGAGCTAATGACGCATAAAATTATGGGGTGATCGACGGGATTCGAACCCGCGACAACCAGTGCCACAAACTGGCGCTCTACCAACTGAACTACGATCACCATATTTTTGGAGCGGGAAACGAGGTTCGAACTCGCGACATTCAGCTTGGAAGGCTGACGCTCTACCAACTGAGCTATTCCCGCAAAATGGTCGGAATAGCAAGATTCGAACTTGCGGCCCTCTGCTCCCAAGGCAGATGCGCTACCGGACTGCGCTATATTCCGACAAATATTCTATTGAACATATAGAATATTATCATAAAGTATTGCTTCTGTCAAGGCTTTTTCTATTTTTTTAGATAATTTTTTCCAAAAAAAGAAAAAGAGTTTCTTCTTTTCTTATTTGATTTAGAAAATTAGAAACTCTGAACTGATATTTCTACTAATCCCAAACTTCTGTATTAGTAATTTCTGGAGTATCCTTAACAGAATATTCCGGATTCTTTCCTTCTTTTCTTTTCTTTCTATAATCTTGAATTACGTGCAATGCTTTCGGACTTAAAATAGCAATTGCCACAATGTTCATAATTGCCATAATTCCCATTGATAAATCTGCTAAATCCCATACAGTCGATAATTTTGCCACAGAACCGATATAAATAATTGCAACACTGATGACTCTAAAAATTAACATAATTTGTTTGTTTCCACCGGATAAAAATTCTACATTGGTCTCTCCATAATAATAATTTCCAATGACAGAACTAAAAGCGAATAAGAATAAGCAAGCTGTGATAAATGGATTTCCCCAAGCTCCTACTTCTCGAGATAAAGCAATTTGAGTCAATTTAATTCCTGTTTCTCCTACGTTTGCATAATCAGGAAGTAACAATACAATAAATCCTGTTGCACTACAAATAATAATCGTATCGACAAATACTCCAAAAGCTTGTAATAATCCTTGTTTTACCGGATGAGATACATTTGATGTTGCTGCAGCATTCGGTGCTGACCCCATACCAGCTTCATTAGAATACAATCCTCTTTTTACTCCTTGTAACATAGCCACACCCATAGCTCCTCCAGCCATAGCTTGTACTCCGAAAGCACTCTTAACAATTAACATAATTAAAGCAGGAATATGTGCAATATTCATCAATAATACTATCAAAGCTACAATAACATATCCTAAAGCCATGACAGGAACCACTAATCCCGCAAAGTTTGCAATTCTTTGTAATCCCCCGAAAATAACTAAAGCAGATAAAACGGTTACCACAATTCCGACAACCATAGGGCTAAATCCAAAACTTCCTTCAAAAGCTTGAGCAATCGTATTCGCTTGTACTGTATTGAAAGCAAAAGCAAAGGTAATAATAACAATCACAGAGAAGAATTTTGCCATAGATTTCCATCCTAAAGCTTTTTCCATATAATAAGCAGGTCCTCCTCGGAATCCACCTTTTCCATCTTCTTCTTTATAAACTTGAGCTAAAGTATTTTCAATCAAACTTGTCGCACAACCGATTAAAGAAGTAACCCACATCCAAAATAAAGCTCCCGGTCCTCCTAATACCACCGCGATCGCAACTCCAGCTAAGTTTCCTGTTCCAACATGTGAAGATACGCTAATACAAAATGCTTGGAAAGCTGAAACTTGATTTGCTTCTTTTTTTTCTCCGTCTTTTAATGCCGATAACTTTCCAGTAACTAATTTCAACATATCTCCAAATAAGAAGATTTGTGCAAATCCTGTTCTCAAGGTATAAAAAATACCTGAAATTAACAATAGTCCTATTAAAATATAAGACCAAAGATACCCATTAAGTGTGTTTACCAATTCCATTATGTCCTCCTCTTTTCTTATAAAAAAATTTTTACTAAGCTAAGTATATCATACTTCATACAAAAAATACAACTGATTTTTTATTAAAATTGATACAAAACAGAATTTTTTGTTTCAATTTCAAATTTAATTATCTCTTTTAGATTTTTATGTTGAAAAACCTATAAAAATTTCCCTTTATTTGCATATTTTTTTGAAAAGAAGTATAATATAACAAATTACTTTTAAAGGAGGAATTGTATGAAATTTCAAAAAACGACTGCAAGTTTACTATTAGCTTTGACCTTAGTTGGATGTACTTCAAGTCCATTTTTAACAGACGAAGGAAATATAAACAAAAAATCATCAGGAACTGCGGGAGGAGCTGCTGTTGGTGCTTTGCTTGGACAACTTATCGGAAAAGATACCAAAGGAACTTTAATTGGAGCTGGAGTGGGAGCTTTGGCTGGATTAGGTTGGGGAGCTTACCGAGATCAACAAGAAGCTGCTTTACGTGCTAGTTTGAAGAATACAGCAGTCCAAGTACAAAGAGATGGAGAAAATATCAGCCTTTACCTTCCGGGAGGAGTTACTTTTGCAAGTGATAGTGCTCAAATTTCAGGAAACTTTTATTCTGCTTTAAATTCTATTGCACAAGTTTTAGTACAATATCCCGAAACACAAATTTTAGTGCAAGGTCACACAGACAACACAGGATCTTTTCAACATAATATGGATTTATCAAATAGAAGAGCAAATTCTGTAAAACAATATTTAATTGGACAAGGAGTGGCTTCTAATCGTTTAATGTCTCAAGGATTTGGACCAAATAATCCAGTAGCTGATAACTCTACTCCAGACGGAAGACAAATGAACCGAAGAGTAGAAATTAAAATTGCTCCAAAATATAACTAAGTTATATCATTTCCTTAAAAATAAAACATTACATAATATAAAAAGGGCTAAACTCACGATATGTGAGCTTAGCCCTTTATTTATTTGCCTATTTTATTTATTTCTTCAATACTTTTTCTACCAAACCATTTACTAAGTCATCAGAAGCAATATAAGGTAAAGTGATATGATCTGTACCTTGGTTCTTATTATTATATTCTATTACTGTTTCAATGGAATGAGGATTTCTTGCCCATGCTCTTCTCGCAACTCCTCCCATAACATCCCAAGGCATTGCTTGTTTCAAGATTTCATCTACTCGTAAGCTTCCATCCAATACCATTCCAAAACCACCATTGATCGATTTTCCGATTCCAACTCCTCCACCATTATGAAGAGCTATCATAGTCATTCCACGAGCAGCATTTCCGGCAAAACATTGGGTTGCCATATCTGCCATGATATTACTTCCGTCTTTAATGTTAGAGGTTTCTCGGAATGGAGAGTCTGTTCCTGATACGTCATGATGATCTCTTCCCAACATTACCGGTCCGATTTCTCCTTTTCGTACCATATCATTAAATTTTAAGGCAATTGCTGTTCTACTCATCGCATCTTGATAGAAAATTCTACATTGTGTTCCTACTACTAAATTATTCTTATCTGCATCTTGAATCCATACATAGTTATCTCTATCTTGGTATCTTCTGTTCGGATCTACCAATTCCAAAGCTGCATGGTCTGTTTTAATTAAATCTTCGTGTTTTCCTGATAGACAACACCATCGGAAAGGTCCATATCCGTAGTCAAATAATTCCGGTCCTAGAATATCTTCGACATAAGAAGGGAAAATAAATCCTGCCTTATCATCTCTTCCATTTTTAGAAATTTCTTTCACTCCTGTATCATAGATAGCTTTTAAGAAAGAGTTTCCATAGTCAAAGAAATAAACTCCCTTATCTGTCAATCTCTTAATGACGTCATAGTGACGTTTTAATGTCTTATCTACTAATTCTCGGAATGTTTTTCTATCTTCTGCCAGTAATCTTGTTCTTTCTTCAAAGGAAATTCCTACCGGACAATATCCTCCGTCATACACAGCATGACAAGAAGTTTGATCAGATAATAAGTCGATGTGTTCATTGTGTGTATCTGCATATTCTAATAAATCTACTACATTTCCATGAAAAGCAATGGCATAAGCTTCTTTTGCTGCTAATTTTTCATGAGCAATTGTAAAAGCTTCTTCCGGTGTTTCTGCAATTTGATTTACCCAACCTTGTTCTAAACGAGTATGAATTCTCGAAATATCCACTTCTGCTACAATGGCAACCCCTTTTGCAATTACTCCTGCTTTTCCTTGAGCTCCACTCATTCCTCCAAGACCTGAAGTCACGAATAATTTTCCTCGTAAATCTCCATCAGCCGGAACTCCACAGAATAATCTTCCGGCATTTAAAATCGTAGAGTAAGTACCATGAACAATTCCTTGCGGTCCAATATACATCCAACCACCGGCTGTCATTTGTCCGTAGTTAGCCACTCCAATTGCAGCTCCTCTTGCCCAGTTGTCATAATCATCAAACAATCCTACCATAAGTCCATTGGTAATAATCACTCTCGGAGCATAAGGATTGGAATGGAATAATCCCGTTGGATGTCCGGATGCCATCACCAAAGTTTGATCTTGTGTCATATTTTCTAAATATTTTTTAATCAATCGGTATTGCATCCAGTTTTGACAAACTTGACCGGTTTCTCCATAGGTAACTAATTCATAAGGATATAGAGCAATCGCAAAATCCAAATTATTATCAATCATAACTTGAATTGCCTTTGTATCGGTGCAATTTCCCTTATATTCATCAATGGGTCTTCCATAAATTCTTCCTTCCGGTCGAAAACGATATCCATAAATTCTTCCATGTTCCATCAATTCTTCCAAAAATTCCGGAGCTAACATTTCATGAAACTCTTCCGGAATATAACGTAAAGCATTTTTCAAAGCTAACTTAATATCATCTTCTGTTAAATTGACTACTCTTTTTGGAGCTCTCCGAATGTTTGGATCCATCTTAGGAATTTCTTTTGGAATATCACAAGCTTCTAATTTGATTGTCATTGCATGAAATATATCTTGATTTATCATTTTAATGTAGCCCTCCTATTATTTTCTCAACAGTTTCTACGATCTTATTTGTTTTAATAATTGCTTCCGCTTTATGAATATCCACATAACTTTCTCGATCCACATCTACATAAGGAACATATTGTCGAACTTCATCATAAGCAGCTCTTGTTGCTTTCGATAATTTATCTTTTGCTCCTTTCAAGTCAATCGCTTGACAAGCCGTGATAAGTTCCATTCCAATGACATTTCTTACATTTTCTAAAATATCCTTCGATTTCTTCGCCGCAACAGATCCCATAGAAACATGATCTTCTTGATTTGCCGAAGTTGGAATCGAATCGACAGAAGCAGGATGAGCCAACACTTTATTTTCAGATACCAAAGCTGCCGCACTATATTGTACAATCATAAATCCGGAATTTAATCCACCTTTTTCCACTAAGAAAGCCGGTAGTCCATGGTTAATCGCCGGATTTACCATTTTTTCAATTCTTCTTTCCGAAACATTTGCCATTTCCGCCAAAGCAATTCCTAAGAAATCAAATGGCAATGCCATAGGTTGTCCGTGGAAATTTCCTCCGGAAATCACTTCGTCTGTATCCACAAAAATCAATGGATTGTCTGTGACTGCATTGATTTCAATTTCCACTTTACGTTTTACATATTCTAAGGTATCTTTACTTGCTCCATGAATTTGAGGAATACATCGCAATACATAAGAATCTTGAACTCTTTCCACTCCTTGTTTCGTTACATTTTTACTTCCTGCTAAAAGGTTTCTCATATTTTCTGCTGTTTGAATTTGCCCTTCTTGACCTCTTACTTCTCCAATCCTTGCATCATAAGCATCGATAATTCCATGCAATCCTTCCATTGTCATAGCAGCAGCGATATCAAGATGTTTGGATAAGTTAATAGCATCGTATAAAACATGAGCTCCTACCGAAGTCAAAGATTGTGTTCCGTTGGTCAAAGCCAATCCTTCTTTCGAAGATAAAGATGGTAAAATTGGAATTCCTGCTCGTTCCATCGCTGTTTTTCCATCTAGTAACTCCCCTTCATAGTAGGCTTTTCCCATTCCTAATAGAACTAATGACATATGTGCTAATGGAGACAAATCTCCTGAAGAACCAACCGAACCTTTTTCAGGTATCCATGGAGTTACATTTTTATTTAACATTTCCACTAAGGTTTCTACTACCACTCTTCTTACCCCGGAATATCCTTTAGCTAAGTTTACCGCTCGTAGTAAAACAATTCCTCTTGCAACATCATTGGGCATTGGATTTCCTACACTACAAGAGTGACTCATAATGATATTTTTTTGTAATTGACCTGTTTCTTCTTTTGAGATCGTTACTTCTGCAAATTTTCCAAACCCCGTTGTAATCCCATAAGAAACTTTTCCTTCTTCCACATACTTATCTACCAAAGCTCTCGCTCTGTCAATCTTTTCATATGCTTCCTCTGAGATTTTAACTTTATATCCTCTTCGTGTTACATTTACTAAATCTTCCAAAGTAATTCTATTGTTTCCTAATACTAATTCCAATGAACAACACCTCCTAGACAATGTAAAGTTATTTTTAAAATCACTTTAATAATTTAAGTTTACCTTATTATTTTTTGAAAATCAATATCTTTTTTTATAATTTAAGGTATAATAGAAATCAAGGAAGGTGAATTTATGTACCAAAAAGAAATCAAAAAAAATAATGAAAATATTATTTTTGAATACATATACAATCAAAAACAAGGATTTTCGATTGCAGAAGTTTGTCAAAGTTTAGATTTGACATTTCCAACTGTCAAAAGAATTTTCGAAAGCTTTCTAGAAAAATCTATCCTAATTCAAGCTAAAAAAAATAATCATGGAGTTGGAAGAAAGGCTATGGAATATACTTATAACAATGACTTCTGTTACTCTATCGGAGTCCGTATTTCTGAAGATTTTCTTCATTTGATTTTGACAAATAGTATCGGAAAAGTTTTTTGTCAATCTAAAATAACAATACCCTCTCAATTAAAAAATATATGTTCTTTCTTAGAAGAAAATATATTGGTATTCTTACGACAAATCAATCAGGAGAAAAAAAATAAAATTGTTGGAATCGGTATCTCAATTCCCGGAATTTTTAACCAAGAAACAAAGATGATAGAATTTAAAATCAATCATTTTTCATCTTTTGTGGCCTTAGAAGAGTTACAAAAAAATATTCCTTATCCAATTTATATTGAGAATGAATCTAATTTATCTGCCATTGCAGAAGCAGTTTTAGGCAAATATCTAAATCTTTCCGAATTTACCGTTTTGACCATTAACAAAAATATAGGAAGTTCTCATTTTGTACGGCGGGAGAAGGATAGAAATTTTTACTTCAAAGCAGGAAGAATTCATCACATGATAGTCAATAAAAACGGGAGGAAGTGTTATTGTGGAAGTAAAGGTTGCTTAGGAACTTATATCTCTATTAAAGCTCTACTTCAAGATTTTCAAGAAATTTTTCCTGAAGTCCAAGATATTGAAAGCATTTTTCATGAAAAATATAGAGAAAGTAAAGAAGGAAAAAAAATATTGGAACAATATATTGAATATCTTGCAATAGGAATTCAAAATCTTCTCTTTTTTTCCAATCCAGAAAAAATTATTATTAGTGGAATGATTTGCCACTTCCAAGAATATCTATATACAAAACTATTAAACAAAATTTATCATTCAGGTCATATTTTCTTTCGTGGAAGAGATACTGTTGTCTTTTCTTCCTTTCATGAAAATTCTAGTTTAGTTGGAGCAGCACTTTTTCCTATTGTTGATAATATGTTTTAAAAAAAGCCCTCCATTTTGGAGGGTTTTTTTATAACATTATTCTTTTTCTGCCTTTACTTCTTCTACTACTTTTTCCACAACGACTTCTTTCTTCACTTCAGGTGTTGGAGTAGGTGCCGCTGCTGGTTTTGGTGCAGCTGGTTTTTTAGGCTCAGGCTTTTTCGGTAATGGTCTATTCAATCCTGTATAAATTGCTTTCGTAGGACATACAACCACACAAAGTTGACAATTTTTACATTTTGCTGGATCAATCTTTGCCAAGTTGTTGCTTACTTCAATTGCTCCAAACGGACAAGTTCTTTGACACATTCCACATCCAATACAAGCAATTCCACAAGCCTTCTTTGCATCTCCACCTTTATCTTTGGACATACATTTTACAGTTACTTTTTTTGCTACAGGTGTCATTGCAATAACACTCTTTGGACAAGCCTTTACACATAATCCGCAAGAAATACATGCTTCTTCATCCACAGAGGCAATTCCTTTTTCATTGACAACAATCGCTCCCACAGGACAAACTCTTTCACAGTCTCCATATCCTAGACAACCATATTTACAAGATTTATCTCCACCTGCATACAAAGTTACAGCTGCACAAGTTCTTAGTTCTCCATCAAAATCAAATCTTTTCTTTGAAAAACTATTATCTCCTTGACAAATAACTCTTGCTACTACTTTTTCACCAGAAGTATCGACTGATGCACCCATAATATCTCCAATTTTAGCTGCTACCGCAGAACCCCCTGGAGAACATAAAGTCATTGCTGCTCCTGTTTCTACAATCGCACTAGCATATCCTGAACATCCTGGGTATCCACATCCTCCACAGTTTGCTCCTGGAAGTATACTAATGATTTCTTCTATCTTGGGATCAATTTGCACTTCGAATTTCTTAGCAGCAAACGCTAAGAATAATCCCATCGCCAAGCCTGTTACCCCTAAGATAACAACGGCCATTACAATCGCTTCCATACTAACCTCCAAGTTTTCTCTCTACTTAAATTTTCATTCCACTGAATCCCATAAATGCCATAGCCAATAAACTTGCTGTCAAAAAGGCAATTGGAATTCCTTGAAATGCCTTTGGTATCGCTGAATATTCTATTCTTTCTCGAACTCCCGCTAATAAAATCAATGCTAAAGAAAATCCGACTGCAACAGAAAATCCATTGACTAAAGTTTCAATAAAGTTATAGTCCGCTTGAATATTGATAATTGCTACCCCTAATACTGCACAGTTTGTAGTGATCAATGGTAAAAATACTCCTAATGCTTTATACAAACTTGGAGATGTTTTTTGAATTGCCATTTCTACAAATTGTACCAAAGAGGCAATAATCAAGATAAAAGCAATCGTTTGTAAATATGCTAATCCCATTGGTTCTAAAATAAATCGATATACTAACCATGTTACTCCTGAAGCTATTGTAATAACAAACGTTACTGCCATACCCATTCCAAGAGAAGCATCAATTTTTTTAGATACTCCCATAAAAGGACAACATCCCAAGAACTTAGCAAAAATAATATTGTTA encodes:
- the pgeF gene encoding peptidoglycan editing factor PgeF → MIRDYENRTEFLAWIDFGIRIIYTKKSFGDVMMMSLPTLQEKLNLPLEKTIITGKQTHSDHIAMIQEKDIVYFEDNDGFITDREDVILYTKYADCMPVFLLDRKQKKIAVVHSGWKGSFQRIACKALTKMSKYYRTKVEDIEVVFGVGISQEHYEVGEEFFKQFQDSFSPIFITKSFQKKGEKYFYDNQEFIAQTLLECGVKEEKIFRNHLCSFEGDYHSYRRDREGAGRNGAFIYFEK
- the aroF gene encoding 3-deoxy-7-phosphoheptulonate synthase; translation: MTKFVTRDFQKKDTILEIAGHKIGGENFLLMAGPCSVENKEMVFSIAKKVKECGGSVLRGGAYKPRTSPYDFQGLGEEGLRYLREAADEYGLLVVTEVMSAEDLELVERYADILQVGARNMQNYSLLKKLGTVKKPILLKRGLAAKIEELLMAAEYIFAYGNPNIILCERGIRTFETMTRNTVDINAIPLLKELTHLPILIDASHGTGKRSLVSPVTLAAVVAGADGAMIEIHEHPSCALSDGPQSLDFEMFEIFVKNLNKILAVREELL
- a CDS encoding Smr/MutS family protein, yielding MYNEIDLHGMNYEDALRIFIQKYNEILRKKEKREICVIHGYGSKRLDSSAVLRENLRNYLSKQKGKLKYRLDLNPGVTYVVPIAFLEERGKRKK
- a CDS encoding alanine/glycine:cation symporter family protein, with translation MELVNTLNGYLWSYILIGLLLISGIFYTLRTGFAQIFLFGDMLKLVTGKLSALKDGEKKEANQVSAFQAFCISVSSHVGTGNLAGVAIAVVLGGPGALFWMWVTSLIGCATSLIENTLAQVYKEEDGKGGFRGGPAYYMEKALGWKSMAKFFSVIVIITFAFAFNTVQANTIAQAFEGSFGFSPMVVGIVVTVLSALVIFGGLQRIANFAGLVVPVMALGYVIVALIVLLMNIAHIPALIMLIVKSAFGVQAMAGGAMGVAMLQGVKRGLYSNEAGMGSAPNAAATSNVSHPVKQGLLQAFGVFVDTIIICSATGFIVLLLPDYANVGETGIKLTQIALSREVGAWGNPFITACLFLFAFSSVIGNYYYGETNVEFLSGGNKQIMLIFRVISVAIIYIGSVAKLSTVWDLADLSMGIMAIMNIVAIAILSPKALHVIQDYRKKRKEGKNPEYSVKDTPEITNTEVWD
- a CDS encoding OmpA family protein produces the protein MKFQKTTASLLLALTLVGCTSSPFLTDEGNINKKSSGTAGGAAVGALLGQLIGKDTKGTLIGAGVGALAGLGWGAYRDQQEAALRASLKNTAVQVQRDGENISLYLPGGVTFASDSAQISGNFYSALNSIAQVLVQYPETQILVQGHTDNTGSFQHNMDLSNRRANSVKQYLIGQGVASNRLMSQGFGPNNPVADNSTPDGRQMNRRVEIKIAPKYN
- a CDS encoding urocanate hydratase, encoding MINQDIFHAMTIKLEACDIPKEIPKMDPNIRRAPKRVVNLTEDDIKLALKNALRYIPEEFHEMLAPEFLEELMEHGRIYGYRFRPEGRIYGRPIDEYKGNCTDTKAIQVMIDNNLDFAIALYPYELVTYGETGQVCQNWMQYRLIKKYLENMTQDQTLVMASGHPTGLFHSNPYAPRVIITNGLMVGLFDDYDNWARGAAIGVANYGQMTAGGWMYIGPQGIVHGTYSTILNAGRLFCGVPADGDLRGKLFVTSGLGGMSGAQGKAGVIAKGVAIVAEVDISRIHTRLEQGWVNQIAETPEEAFTIAHEKLAAKEAYAIAFHGNVVDLLEYADTHNEHIDLLSDQTSCHAVYDGGYCPVGISFEERTRLLAEDRKTFRELVDKTLKRHYDVIKRLTDKGVYFFDYGNSFLKAIYDTGVKEISKNGRDDKAGFIFPSYVEDILGPELFDYGYGPFRWCCLSGKHEDLIKTDHAALELVDPNRRYQDRDNYVWIQDADKNNLVVGTQCRIFYQDAMSRTAIALKFNDMVRKGEIGPVMLGRDHHDVSGTDSPFRETSNIKDGSNIMADMATQCFAGNAARGMTMIALHNGGGVGIGKSINGGFGMVLDGSLRVDEILKQAMPWDVMGGVARRAWARNPHSIETVIEYNNKNQGTDHITLPYIASDDLVNGLVEKVLKK
- the hutH gene encoding histidine ammonia-lyase; this encodes MELVLGNNRITLEDLVNVTRRGYKVKISEEAYEKIDRARALVDKYVEEGKVSYGITTGFGKFAEVTISKEETGQLQKNIIMSHSCSVGNPMPNDVARGIVLLRAVNLAKGYSGVRRVVVETLVEMLNKNVTPWIPEKGSVGSSGDLSPLAHMSLVLLGMGKAYYEGELLDGKTAMERAGIPILPSLSSKEGLALTNGTQSLTSVGAHVLYDAINLSKHLDIAAAMTMEGLHGIIDAYDARIGEVRGQEGQIQTAENMRNLLAGSKNVTKQGVERVQDSYVLRCIPQIHGASKDTLEYVKRKVEIEINAVTDNPLIFVDTDEVISGGNFHGQPMALPFDFLGIALAEMANVSERRIEKMVNPAINHGLPAFLVEKGGLNSGFMIVQYSAAALVSENKVLAHPASVDSIPTSANQEDHVSMGSVAAKKSKDILENVRNVIGMELITACQAIDLKGAKDKLSKATRAAYDEVRQYVPYVDVDRESYVDIHKAEAIIKTNKIVETVEKIIGGLH
- a CDS encoding ROK family protein, giving the protein MYQKEIKKNNENIIFEYIYNQKQGFSIAEVCQSLDLTFPTVKRIFESFLEKSILIQAKKNNHGVGRKAMEYTYNNDFCYSIGVRISEDFLHLILTNSIGKVFCQSKITIPSQLKNICSFLEENILVFLRQINQEKKNKIVGIGISIPGIFNQETKMIEFKINHFSSFVALEELQKNIPYPIYIENESNLSAIAEAVLGKYLNLSEFTVLTINKNIGSSHFVRREKDRNFYFKAGRIHHMIVNKNGRKCYCGSKGCLGTYISIKALLQDFQEIFPEVQDIESIFHEKYRESKEGKKILEQYIEYLAIGIQNLLFFSNPEKIIISGMICHFQEYLYTKLLNKIYHSGHIFFRGRDTVVFSSFHENSSLVGAALFPIVDNMF
- a CDS encoding RnfABCDGE type electron transport complex subunit B, with amino-acid sequence MEAIVMAVVILGVTGLAMGLFLAFAAKKFEVQIDPKIEEIISILPGANCGGCGYPGCSGYASAIVETGAAMTLCSPGGSAVAAKIGDIMGASVDTSGEKVVARVICQGDNSFSKKRFDFDGELRTCAAVTLYAGGDKSCKYGCLGYGDCERVCPVGAIVVNEKGIASVDEEACISCGLCVKACPKSVIAMTPVAKKVTVKCMSKDKGGDAKKACGIACIGCGMCQRTCPFGAIEVSNNLAKIDPAKCKNCQLCVVVCPTKAIYTGLNRPLPKKPEPKKPAAPKPAAAPTPTPEVKKEVVVEKVVEEVKAEKE
- the rsxA gene encoding electron transport complex subunit RsxA; the protein is MSLGSIFGIIISSIFINNIIFAKFLGCCPFMGVSKKIDASLGMGMAVTFVITIASGVTWLVYRFILEPMGLAYLQTIAFILIIASLVQFVEMAIQKTSPSLYKALGVFLPLITTNCAVLGVAIINIQADYNFIETLVNGFSVAVGFSLALILLAGVRERIEYSAIPKAFQGIPIAFLTASLLAMAFMGFSGMKI